One part of the Sphingobacterium sp. LZ7M1 genome encodes these proteins:
- a CDS encoding S24 family peptidase — translation MDENMNAKSHKVPNQLFFNLIQEDLNLGKTVKFNVSGNSMLPFLRHADQVTIKQPINNNVNIGDILLAKHEGKIVLHRFVGIKDGKLVLAGDGNLYQKEFILKDDVLAIVMNGFRDRKELNVNSWYKKKLGMLWYYLRPFRYLISKFNS, via the coding sequence ATGGACGAAAACATGAATGCAAAGAGCCATAAGGTTCCTAATCAATTATTTTTCAATTTAATCCAAGAAGATCTTAACCTTGGAAAAACCGTGAAATTTAATGTTTCAGGAAACAGTATGTTGCCCTTTTTAAGGCATGCAGATCAAGTTACAATCAAACAACCCATTAATAATAATGTTAATATAGGTGACATTCTTTTAGCCAAACATGAAGGAAAAATTGTTTTACATCGATTCGTTGGAATTAAAGATGGTAAACTAGTCCTTGCAGGCGATGGAAATCTCTATCAAAAGGAATTCATCCTTAAAGATGATGTGTTAGCAATCGTAATGAACGGCTTTAGAGATCGTAAAGAGCTTAATGTTAATTCTTGGTATAAAAAGAAGTTAGGGATGTTGTGGTACTATTTAAGGCCATTTAGATACCTCATAAGTAAATTTAATAGTTGA
- a CDS encoding glycosyltransferase — protein MKVLQLGKFYPIRGGVEKVEYDLMLGLSNQGVHCDMLCASTEDHPEATIHLNKFATLFVVPTQINAAATKLAPKMISKLRKICRNYDVIHVHHPDPMATLALFLSNYKGKVVLHWHSDILKQKTLLRLYKPFQDWLIRRADIIVGTTPIYVEQSKFLKQVQSKVDFIPIGVDVDPEISPLLEDIKREYPNKKIIFSLGRLVEYKGYEYLIKSAKFLDDSYQIVIGGKGPLKEELDALISENGLGSKVKLLGFMTDEEVVGYYQACDLFCLSSILKTEAFAIVQIEAMGYGKPIVSTRIPESGVSWVNQNGVSGLTVEIEDERSLADSFTTILTNEDVYKNLSDGARKRYFEHFTRQKMVDKCLQIYNKILA, from the coding sequence ATGAAAGTTCTACAATTAGGTAAGTTTTATCCGATCCGAGGCGGTGTTGAAAAGGTTGAATACGATTTGATGCTTGGTTTATCAAATCAAGGTGTTCATTGCGATATGCTTTGTGCTTCCACAGAAGATCATCCAGAGGCTACAATACATCTAAATAAGTTTGCAACACTATTTGTCGTTCCGACTCAAATTAATGCTGCAGCGACCAAATTAGCCCCTAAAATGATCAGCAAACTCCGCAAGATATGTAGGAACTATGATGTCATTCATGTACATCACCCTGATCCCATGGCAACTTTGGCTTTGTTTTTATCGAATTATAAAGGCAAGGTTGTTCTCCATTGGCATAGTGATATCCTAAAGCAGAAGACTTTATTGAGGCTGTACAAGCCCTTTCAGGATTGGTTGATCAGGAGAGCTGATATAATTGTAGGAACCACCCCAATTTACGTTGAGCAGTCCAAGTTTCTAAAGCAGGTTCAATCAAAAGTGGATTTTATTCCCATTGGTGTGGATGTTGATCCTGAAATATCTCCATTGCTTGAAGATATTAAAAGGGAATATCCGAATAAGAAGATAATTTTTTCATTGGGTCGGCTGGTTGAATACAAAGGCTATGAGTACCTAATAAAATCTGCCAAATTCCTGGACGATAGTTATCAAATTGTAATCGGTGGCAAAGGACCACTGAAGGAAGAATTAGATGCTTTGATCTCTGAAAATGGATTAGGATCCAAGGTGAAATTACTAGGATTTATGACTGATGAAGAAGTGGTTGGATATTATCAAGCCTGTGATTTGTTTTGTTTAAGCTCCATATTAAAGACTGAAGCATTTGCTATTGTTCAAATCGAGGCAATGGGATATGGAAAACCTATTGTTTCAACCAGAATCCCTGAATCTGGCGTAAGCTGGGTAAATCAAAATGGTGTTTCGGGATTGACCGTAGAAATAGAAGATGAACGTTCTTTAGCGGATTCATTCACTACAATCCTGACCAACGAAGATGTCTACAAAAATCTATCGGATGGAGCGAGAAAACGCTATTTTGAGCATTTTACGCGACAAAAAATGGTAGATAAATGTTTACAAATATATAATAAGATTTTAGCCTAA
- a CDS encoding glycosyltransferase family 1 protein: MKTIVISAVNLVEAGTLAILQDCLRFLSDYAVKNGYRVVAIVYKRELTDFPNIEYIETQWPKKRWVNRLWYEYVSLKKISKEIGPVELWFALHDTSPSVIANRRAVYCHNSFSFYKWKMHDLFFAPKIAMFAIFTKLIYKTNIHKNEYLVVQQEWFRRGLSKMFHIDPKKIIVTRPKIVDNAVEVIDQERNSNYNFLFAGSPNSHKNFEVICEAARILKSDYGLNNFKATITVKGNENKYANWLKNKWGSVNNIEFLGFIPKAKLLELYGMTDCLIYPSKVESWGLPISEFKKYDRPMLLADLPYAHETAEGSKLTAFFNPDKPKELADLMAQLIKGDYSSLKPKPVVPLDEPKADNWDELFNILLK, from the coding sequence ATGAAAACTATTGTAATATCTGCCGTAAATTTAGTTGAAGCCGGTACTTTGGCTATCCTTCAGGATTGCTTGAGGTTTTTGTCAGACTATGCAGTGAAGAATGGTTACCGTGTTGTAGCTATTGTATATAAAAGAGAATTAACTGATTTTCCCAACATTGAATATATAGAGACACAATGGCCAAAGAAAAGATGGGTTAATAGGCTTTGGTATGAATATGTCTCTTTAAAAAAGATTTCCAAAGAAATAGGTCCGGTTGAATTATGGTTTGCTTTACATGATACGAGCCCTTCCGTAATTGCCAATAGGAGAGCGGTATACTGTCATAATTCATTTTCCTTCTACAAATGGAAAATGCACGATTTGTTTTTTGCCCCTAAAATTGCCATGTTCGCAATCTTCACCAAACTTATCTATAAGACCAATATCCATAAAAATGAGTATTTAGTTGTTCAGCAAGAATGGTTTAGGAGAGGGCTAAGCAAAATGTTTCATATTGATCCTAAAAAAATTATTGTCACTAGACCGAAAATTGTTGACAATGCAGTGGAGGTCATTGATCAAGAGCGAAATTCCAATTATAACTTTTTATTTGCAGGTTCTCCAAATAGTCATAAGAATTTTGAAGTTATCTGTGAAGCAGCGAGAATATTAAAGTCAGATTATGGTTTAAATAATTTTAAGGCTACTATCACTGTAAAAGGTAATGAGAATAAATATGCCAATTGGCTGAAAAATAAATGGGGAAGTGTAAATAATATTGAGTTTTTAGGTTTTATTCCAAAAGCGAAATTGCTTGAACTCTATGGAATGACCGACTGTCTTATCTATCCTTCAAAAGTTGAATCTTGGGGCCTGCCAATTTCAGAATTTAAGAAATATGATAGACCTATGCTTTTGGCTGATTTACCTTATGCACATGAAACCGCAGAAGGAAGTAAATTGACGGCCTTTTTTAATCCGGATAAACCAAAGGAATTGGCTGATTTAATGGCTCAATTAATAAAAGGAGATTATTCTTCACTAAAACCAAAACCGGTTGTTCCACTTGATGAACCAAAAGCTGACAATTGGGATGAATTATTTAATATTTTACTAAAATAA
- a CDS encoding glycosyltransferase family 4 protein: protein MERVLANKTNYLAKLGHDISIITTDQKNRKPYFDLDESIKQIDLGINYTENNSSGLLKKLFDYPKKQALHKKLLTEQLLAIQPEICVSLFDHEVDLLPEIKDGSKKIVEIHFSRFKRLQYGRKGIWKIIDSYRSKKDLKTVQKYDKFVVLTEEDKSYWGDLPNIIVIPNANSFPVSQRSNLTSKHVIAVGRYDYQKRFEDLVDVWKIVHQQEPDWKLNIFGKGPEKENLQNQINKLGLEKTLILQEPVRNIDQQYLDSSMIAMTSRYEGLPMALLEGQASGLPMISYACKCGPRDIIQDGKNGYLLEEEDKAGMANKILELIRDPELRDTMGQHAFEMSGDFSEAAVMKKWIQLFNDALNRRQ, encoded by the coding sequence ATGGAGCGAGTATTGGCTAATAAAACCAATTATCTTGCTAAACTTGGACACGATATCAGCATCATTACTACTGATCAGAAAAATCGAAAACCTTATTTTGATTTGGATGAATCAATAAAGCAAATAGATTTAGGCATAAATTATACAGAAAATAATAGTTCTGGTCTTCTTAAAAAGCTTTTTGATTACCCCAAAAAACAGGCATTGCATAAAAAATTGCTAACAGAACAACTGTTAGCAATTCAACCTGAAATCTGTGTTTCCCTGTTCGATCATGAAGTAGACCTATTGCCTGAGATAAAAGATGGAAGTAAGAAGATTGTTGAAATACATTTTTCAAGATTTAAAAGATTGCAATATGGTCGGAAAGGAATTTGGAAGATTATTGATAGCTATAGAAGTAAAAAAGACCTAAAGACCGTTCAGAAATATGATAAATTCGTCGTCCTTACAGAAGAAGATAAATCCTATTGGGGCGATCTTCCAAATATCATTGTAATCCCAAATGCCAATAGCTTTCCAGTTTCGCAACGTAGTAATTTAACTTCGAAACATGTTATTGCTGTCGGACGCTATGATTATCAAAAAAGATTTGAGGATCTAGTGGATGTTTGGAAAATAGTTCATCAACAAGAGCCAGATTGGAAGCTGAATATCTTTGGAAAAGGACCAGAAAAGGAAAACTTACAGAATCAAATCAATAAGCTGGGACTCGAAAAGACTTTAATTCTTCAAGAACCAGTAAGAAATATAGACCAACAATACTTGGATAGCTCAATGATAGCCATGACTTCAAGGTATGAAGGTTTACCAATGGCCTTGCTAGAGGGGCAGGCGTCCGGATTGCCTATGATATCATATGCATGCAAATGTGGGCCACGTGACATTATCCAGGATGGTAAAAACGGATACTTGTTAGAAGAAGAGGATAAAGCAGGTATGGCAAATAAAATATTAGAGTTGATACGTGATCCAGAATTAAGAGATACGATGGGACAGCATGCATTTGAAATGTCTGGAGATTTTTCAGAAGCAGCAGTTATGAAAAAATGGATTCAATTGTTTAATGATGCCTTGAATAGACGCCAATGA
- a CDS encoding glycosyltransferase → MNRKPLISIIVPVYNAEKTLHICLDSLSSQTYKNLQIIFINDCSTDKSLQVLEKFRDQSQFDVEIIIHEVNRGVAAARNTGLDAVKGEYIYFVDADDAIDHDALELSAEKAEKENLDILGFSWYLTFEKNERKMNQPNFESPMEAIEKMMRGTMRWNLWLFLFKTKLFVDHNIRFIEGKNMGEDLMVAIKLFCSAKNVAYLDRHFYHYGQSNTASLTKTYSDSHIEQVSANVEDVENYLKNSELSDKLGNLIYYLKLNIKLPLLISEKISQYEKWLSWFPEANPYVMENTALPMRTRLLQLAAVKKQFWLIKLYNRVVLRMVYGVLYK, encoded by the coding sequence ATGAATAGAAAGCCACTAATTTCGATAATTGTTCCTGTTTATAATGCAGAGAAAACTTTGCATATATGTTTGGATTCTTTATCATCCCAGACTTACAAAAATTTACAGATAATTTTCATCAATGATTGTAGCACGGATAAAAGCTTACAGGTGTTGGAAAAGTTTAGAGACCAATCACAGTTTGATGTAGAAATCATTATCCATGAGGTGAATAGGGGTGTTGCAGCTGCTAGAAACACGGGGTTGGATGCTGTAAAAGGGGAGTATATTTATTTTGTTGATGCAGATGATGCAATTGACCATGATGCCTTGGAGTTGTCAGCTGAAAAGGCTGAAAAAGAGAATCTCGATATTTTGGGATTTAGTTGGTATCTGACTTTTGAGAAAAATGAAAGAAAGATGAATCAGCCAAATTTTGAATCACCGATGGAGGCAATTGAAAAGATGATGAGGGGAACGATGAGGTGGAACCTATGGCTGTTTTTGTTCAAGACAAAATTATTTGTTGATCACAATATTCGATTCATTGAAGGTAAAAATATGGGGGAGGATCTGATGGTAGCGATTAAATTGTTCTGTAGTGCGAAAAATGTAGCTTATTTAGATCGTCATTTTTATCACTATGGACAAAGTAATACCGCTTCATTGACAAAAACCTATTCCGATAGTCATATTGAACAAGTGTCAGCAAACGTAGAAGACGTTGAAAACTATTTAAAAAACAGTGAATTATCAGATAAGTTAGGTAACTTAATATATTATTTAAAATTAAATATAAAACTACCATTATTAATTTCTGAAAAAATCTCTCAATATGAAAAGTGGCTAAGCTGGTTTCCAGAGGCAAATCCGTATGTGATGGAAAACACAGCCCTTCCTATGAGAACAAGACTTTTACAATTAGCTGCAGTCAAAAAACAATTTTGGCTGATTAAACTTTATAATAGAGTTGTTTTGAGAATGGTTTATGGAGTATTGTATAAATAA
- a CDS encoding beta-1,6-N-acetylglucosaminyltransferase → MKHAYLILAHNEFEVLNRLIESLDDVRNDIYIHFDAKVKELPTLAVKFSKLFILENRVDVKWGDVTVVEAELNLFEAASKNKSYQYYHLLSGVDMPIKSQDFIHQFFNSNQGKEFIGFYTGDISKEIDRKVRRTHLFSSSFRTNEGVSNQLKRIVRASLIRVQELIGYKRNKSIEFKKGTQWLSISDGLVKLILKDKNKILRIYQNSFCCDEIVVQTICWNSVYKNKVYDYKDEGRGCMREIRWENNVIRDWEDADFEYLIHSDKLFARKFNSKSINVVDKILQYVQTNKA, encoded by the coding sequence ATGAAACATGCATACCTGATATTAGCTCATAATGAGTTTGAGGTTTTAAACAGACTTATTGAATCACTTGATGATGTGAGAAATGATATCTATATCCACTTCGACGCAAAAGTTAAAGAGTTACCGACCTTAGCGGTAAAATTTTCGAAATTATTTATTCTGGAAAACCGCGTAGATGTTAAATGGGGAGATGTAACTGTAGTGGAAGCTGAACTGAATCTTTTCGAGGCAGCCTCAAAAAACAAGTCCTATCAATATTACCACTTATTATCAGGGGTAGATATGCCAATAAAGTCCCAAGATTTCATTCATCAATTTTTTAACTCCAACCAAGGAAAGGAGTTTATTGGTTTTTATACTGGGGACATAAGTAAAGAAATTGATAGGAAGGTAAGAAGGACCCATTTGTTTTCAAGTTCTTTTAGAACGAATGAAGGAGTTTCCAATCAACTGAAAAGAATTGTAAGAGCAAGTTTAATTCGAGTTCAGGAACTTATTGGTTATAAAAGGAATAAAAGTATTGAATTCAAGAAAGGGACGCAATGGTTAAGTATTTCTGATGGCTTGGTTAAACTAATATTAAAGGATAAAAATAAGATTTTGCGAATATATCAAAACAGTTTTTGCTGTGATGAAATTGTAGTTCAAACGATTTGTTGGAATTCCGTATACAAAAATAAAGTTTATGATTACAAGGATGAGGGAAGAGGCTGTATGCGAGAGATTCGATGGGAAAATAATGTGATCAGAGATTGGGAAGATGCTGATTTTGAGTATTTAATACACTCAGATAAATTGTTTGCACGGAAGTTTAATTCAAAGAGTATCAATGTTGTAGATAAAATTCTACAGTATGTTCAGACAAATAAAGCTTAG
- a CDS encoding beta-1,6-N-acetylglucosaminyltransferase gives MKHAFLIIAHNEFDILSILVDLLDDSRNDIFIHIDKKVNDLPAIKSKYSNLFFVDNSSRIDVRWGDISQIEAEFALFELANQNGPYAYYHMISGVHLPLVKQDTFHEYFSSIPISQVFVPMPSSPEELERKGNRMNLFMKSFNSRLMSQRLWRVGIKVQDLLGVYVNKDRTFIKASNWVSITDDAVKFLLSRKKTILKKYKYTMCGDELFVPTELVYSGKNWNIMYSDRVLMHKVGNANSTIFSQEDLGSLIESNCLFARKFSSSHFGIVEKILDRIKS, from the coding sequence ATGAAACACGCATTCCTGATTATAGCTCATAATGAATTTGATATACTATCAATTCTGGTCGATCTTCTAGACGATAGTCGAAATGATATCTTCATCCATATTGATAAGAAAGTGAACGATTTACCTGCAATAAAAAGTAAATATTCGAATCTGTTTTTTGTAGATAATTCAAGCAGGATAGATGTTAGGTGGGGAGATATCAGCCAGATTGAAGCAGAATTTGCCCTTTTTGAATTGGCAAATCAAAACGGTCCTTATGCCTATTATCACATGATTTCCGGCGTCCATCTCCCATTGGTCAAACAAGATACCTTTCATGAATATTTCTCATCCATACCCATTTCCCAAGTATTCGTTCCGATGCCCTCGAGTCCTGAAGAACTTGAAAGAAAAGGGAATCGTATGAATTTATTTATGAAGAGCTTTAACTCCAGATTGATGTCTCAAAGGTTATGGAGGGTAGGAATCAAGGTGCAGGATCTACTTGGGGTATATGTGAATAAAGATCGCACCTTTATTAAGGCTTCAAACTGGGTTAGTATTACTGATGACGCCGTAAAATTCCTTTTGTCTAGAAAGAAAACAATATTAAAAAAATATAAATATACCATGTGCGGAGATGAGCTTTTCGTACCTACTGAACTTGTCTATTCTGGAAAAAATTGGAACATTATGTATTCTGATAGGGTATTGATGCATAAAGTTGGTAATGCAAATTCAACAATTTTTTCTCAAGAAGATCTTGGGTCTTTAATTGAATCTAATTGCTTATTTGCAAGGAAATTTAGCTCATCACATTTTGGAATAGTTGAAAAGATATTGGATAGAATTAAATCCTAA
- a CDS encoding capsular polysaccharide synthesis protein: MLGSIKNLPIISQIWSFIRKTKIIKKHKEVASFWHPVIDQYYSGQIVLENLKPKKEFQTDRIIWQYWGQGCSDASLPEVVKHCFESVDQYKADYLVIRIDDSNYKDYVDLPEYVIEKLEKGIFKRTFFSDLLRLSLLSLYGGVWLDATILLTAPLDEKFKSLPYFMYQRDNKEQKKSFWENSYAFYWGWDKEFKVKVLNSIIYAEKGNDLITDMLELILYYWRTQNEIIDYFFFQILYNELVEGELKDKQCQVVSDVYPHILQTKFNGLEGLMEYGEALNFTSTHKMSYFDADGMKKMNAFLQNSNKL, from the coding sequence GTGCTAGGAAGTATAAAAAATTTACCCATAATTAGTCAAATCTGGTCATTCATAAGAAAAACCAAGATTATCAAGAAGCATAAGGAAGTTGCTAGTTTTTGGCATCCTGTAATCGATCAATATTATTCTGGTCAAATTGTTCTTGAAAATTTAAAACCTAAAAAAGAATTTCAAACCGATAGGATTATTTGGCAGTATTGGGGTCAGGGCTGTAGCGATGCTTCTCTTCCTGAGGTTGTGAAACATTGTTTTGAATCAGTAGATCAATATAAAGCCGATTATTTAGTAATTCGAATTGACGACTCAAATTATAAGGATTATGTGGATCTTCCAGAATATGTCATTGAAAAATTAGAAAAGGGTATTTTTAAGAGAACTTTTTTTTCTGATCTACTTCGACTTTCATTACTCAGTCTTTATGGAGGCGTGTGGCTGGATGCTACGATTTTATTGACAGCTCCATTAGATGAAAAATTTAAATCCTTGCCTTACTTTATGTATCAAAGGGATAATAAGGAGCAAAAAAAGAGTTTTTGGGAGAACAGTTATGCCTTTTATTGGGGATGGGACAAAGAATTTAAAGTCAAGGTATTAAACAGCATTATCTATGCTGAGAAAGGCAATGACTTGATAACAGATATGTTGGAGTTGATATTATATTATTGGCGAACGCAAAATGAAATTATAGATTATTTCTTCTTTCAAATTTTATATAATGAACTTGTAGAAGGGGAATTAAAGGACAAGCAGTGTCAAGTGGTCAGTGATGTATATCCTCATATCCTTCAGACTAAATTCAATGGGTTAGAAGGATTAATGGAATATGGGGAGGCTTTGAATTTTACATCAACTCATAAAATGTCCTATTTTGATGCTGATGGTATGAAGAAAATGAATGCATTTTTACAAAACTCGAATAAATTATGA
- a CDS encoding glycosyltransferase family 8 protein has translation MRVSVPIVVAFTENYFIPAVTCLSSILKNSNPKYQFEVICLLTKDLPEDLQGLLAKLNPQRMKFTFLNLDGALEGVYVDERYTIAASFRLLLPELLKQYDRVIYTDCDVIIQKDLGELYESMDLNGNYLAAVYEAALESQIPYLEEIGCEPGFYFNSGFLLMNLELMRQDNMSKKFIDGLKVPYLQFPDQDVLNIYCKGKVLGLSPVYNGIRTFFLPQFKPDFLKKYTETDWNQIQNTGTIHYTGGKPWNELTIKFEVWWKYYFDLPQEYKEKWNPNMKLQSLAKLLLMPILGKVSLGSIALIRKIKNI, from the coding sequence ATGCGTGTTTCGGTTCCAATAGTAGTCGCATTTACTGAGAATTATTTTATTCCTGCAGTAACCTGTTTGTCTTCCATTTTAAAAAATTCAAATCCAAAATATCAATTTGAAGTAATCTGTTTATTAACAAAAGACCTTCCTGAGGATCTGCAGGGCTTATTAGCGAAGTTAAATCCACAACGGATGAAATTCACGTTTCTAAACCTTGACGGGGCATTAGAAGGCGTTTATGTAGATGAGCGATATACCATTGCTGCCTCATTTCGATTGTTATTACCCGAACTTCTAAAACAATATGATCGTGTAATTTATACCGATTGCGATGTTATCATTCAAAAGGATCTCGGTGAATTATATGAATCTATGGACTTAAACGGTAACTACCTAGCTGCCGTTTATGAAGCTGCATTGGAATCACAGATACCGTATTTAGAAGAAATTGGCTGTGAACCCGGTTTCTACTTTAATTCTGGTTTTTTGCTGATGAATTTGGAGTTAATGCGCCAAGACAATATGTCGAAAAAGTTTATTGATGGTCTGAAGGTTCCTTATTTACAATTCCCAGACCAGGATGTACTCAATATTTATTGTAAAGGGAAAGTATTGGGCCTATCGCCAGTATATAATGGAATTCGTACCTTTTTCCTTCCTCAATTCAAGCCTGATTTTCTGAAAAAATATACGGAGACTGATTGGAATCAAATTCAAAATACTGGAACAATACATTATACAGGTGGAAAACCATGGAATGAGTTGACCATAAAATTTGAAGTTTGGTGGAAATATTATTTTGACTTACCTCAAGAATATAAAGAAAAATGGAATCCAAATATGAAACTTCAATCATTAGCGAAGTTACTGCTAATGCCAATATTAGGAAAAGTTAGTTTAGGTTCAATTGCGTTAATTCGAAAAATTAAAAATATTTGA
- a CDS encoding glycosyltransferase family 2 protein: MLISFVLPAYKSKFLKQAIDSILDQTYSEIELIIIDDNSPENLYEIVSTYQDPRISYYKNEVNIGGKDLVAQWNKSIDYAKGDYLVLAADDDLYHPEFTANCIELIKKYPEVDILRARVSVINDAGDLLEIDGILAEKCSQMEYVYDWVKGIPFVCIGNYMFKTKVIQKERFDSLPFAFGTDTISTVKLARNGIANTSQLLFDFRVSDIHLSSDKTKYEHKIKAITHLYTMMRAIDYHQPKDEIEKLCLQKIQWDTLYQKCVYDYYNVAVKNLPINKARCIENCELLSRKDKMIMYFRFFKDKLLR, from the coding sequence ATGTTAATTTCATTTGTTCTTCCAGCATATAAATCGAAATTCCTTAAACAAGCAATCGATAGTATATTAGATCAAACTTATTCAGAAATAGAGTTAATAATTATAGATGATAATTCTCCAGAAAATTTATATGAAATAGTTTCAACTTATCAGGACCCAAGAATTTCTTATTATAAAAACGAAGTAAATATTGGAGGGAAAGATCTTGTAGCTCAATGGAATAAATCAATTGATTATGCTAAAGGAGATTATTTAGTTTTAGCTGCAGATGATGACCTTTATCATCCTGAATTTACCGCAAATTGCATAGAGTTGATTAAGAAATATCCAGAGGTTGATATTTTACGCGCTAGGGTCTCTGTAATAAATGATGCTGGTGACCTATTGGAAATCGATGGAATCTTGGCCGAAAAGTGTAGCCAGATGGAATATGTCTATGACTGGGTAAAAGGCATTCCGTTTGTATGTATTGGAAATTACATGTTTAAGACTAAAGTGATCCAAAAAGAAAGGTTTGACAGTTTGCCTTTTGCCTTTGGAACTGATACTATTAGTACAGTGAAACTGGCTAGAAATGGAATAGCTAATACAAGTCAATTATTATTTGATTTTAGGGTCTCAGATATCCATCTTTCAAGTGATAAAACGAAATATGAACACAAAATAAAGGCAATTACTCATCTTTATACCATGATGCGAGCAATTGATTATCATCAGCCAAAGGATGAAATTGAGAAGCTGTGTTTGCAGAAAATCCAATGGGACACCCTTTATCAAAAATGTGTTTATGATTATTATAATGTAGCTGTTAAGAATTTACCTATAAATAAAGCAAGATGTATAGAGAATTGTGAATTATTAAGTAGAAAGGATAAAATGATTATGTACTTTAGATTTTTTAAGGACAAACTACTACGTTAG
- a CDS encoding serine O-acetyltransferase yields the protein MYYPARFSRENIIDWILCSERYLLRSFVVALRSEEYYTFLQPNKLLKFYYTRKKNKLGSKLGFFIPAGCFGLGLHLAHYGSIIINPKARIGENCTIHGNCCIGNTGSDDNGLPVIGDFVDFGQGCQVLGDITISNHVKIGAGSIVLNSILEEGVSVVGIPGKVIVKK from the coding sequence ATGTATTATCCAGCAAGATTTTCTAGGGAAAATATTATTGATTGGATTCTTTGTTCTGAAAGATATCTTTTGAGGTCATTTGTAGTTGCCTTAAGATCTGAAGAATATTATACTTTTTTGCAACCTAATAAATTGTTGAAGTTTTATTATACGAGAAAGAAAAATAAACTAGGATCAAAGCTTGGGTTTTTTATTCCTGCCGGTTGTTTCGGGTTAGGATTGCACTTGGCACATTATGGTTCCATAATTATCAACCCAAAAGCAAGGATAGGGGAAAACTGTACCATTCATGGGAATTGTTGTATTGGTAATACCGGAAGTGATGATAATGGCTTGCCAGTCATTGGAGATTTTGTGGATTTTGGTCAAGGTTGCCAAGTTTTAGGAGATATTACAATATCGAATCATGTAAAAATTGGAGCAGGGTCAATTGTGTTAAATTCAATCCTTGAGGAAGGTGTTTCTGTTGTTGGAATTCCAGGTAAGGTAATCGTTAAAAAATAA
- a CDS encoding glycosyltransferase family 32 protein produces MIEKELVNFIKSFGVNFLKNSFIKNGTHHLESNISLLKKNAISSVKIPKKVWIYWDSLQVPDLIKAIIENNKRKNPTYEFTVLNETNLFDFIPKVDFHKDMLAAHKADYIRLKLLSTNGGIWLDATTILVDKLDWIEEMSNSSHYDLIGYYREKSTVCKEFPIVETWFLATGPNNYFINRWLEMFSPIIKYGSKGFFEVLKSRADYKLISQDLSNPAYLMLNMCEQIASRELKDVNMYLKKCEDSAFFIQENCDWDFNRINYVLCRQKMNINNFPVLKLTSKDRELVEFYSKVNLIKRESIIGQILNNKSNVAS; encoded by the coding sequence ATGATTGAAAAGGAATTAGTTAATTTTATTAAAAGTTTTGGAGTTAATTTTCTAAAGAACAGTTTCATTAAAAATGGAACACATCATTTAGAAAGTAATATTTCATTGCTTAAAAAGAATGCTATTTCCTCTGTCAAAATACCTAAAAAAGTATGGATCTATTGGGATTCTTTACAGGTTCCTGATTTGATAAAGGCAATAATTGAAAACAACAAAAGGAAAAACCCTACCTATGAATTTACGGTGTTGAATGAAACCAATCTCTTTGATTTCATTCCAAAAGTTGATTTTCATAAAGACATGTTGGCTGCCCACAAAGCAGATTATATCCGGTTGAAATTACTATCTACAAATGGTGGTATTTGGTTAGATGCGACTACTATTCTGGTAGATAAATTGGATTGGATAGAAGAGATGAGTAATTCAAGCCATTATGATTTGATCGGTTATTACCGTGAGAAAAGTACTGTTTGTAAAGAATTTCCCATTGTAGAAACTTGGTTTTTAGCAACAGGGCCGAACAATTATTTTATTAACCGTTGGCTGGAAATGTTTTCCCCAATAATAAAATATGGTAGTAAAGGATTTTTTGAAGTATTAAAATCAAGAGCGGATTATAAATTGATATCACAAGACTTGTCAAATCCAGCTTATCTCATGTTAAATATGTGTGAGCAGATTGCTAGCCGAGAATTGAAGGATGTAAATATGTATTTGAAAAAATGTGAGGACAGTGCATTTTTTATCCAGGAGAATTGTGATTGGGATTTTAACAGGATTAATTATGTCCTATGTAGGCAAAAAATGAACATTAATAATTTTCCTGTTTTGAAATTGACATCAAAAGATAGAGAGTTAGTTGAATTTTATTCAAAGGTCAATTTGATAAAAAGAGAGAGTATAATAGGCCAAATTCTAAATAATAAATCGAACGTAGCATCATAA